A single window of Lepeophtheirus salmonis chromosome 2, UVic_Lsal_1.4, whole genome shotgun sequence DNA harbors:
- the LOC121113688 gene encoding uncharacterized protein: MFLKTFIIYSFCVYGFANGNIINTEEGSDEVYRAKREINENVEDLTRAIFVDRDALPGVTNEDGKRCIQKVVQVSETVYERGMECQHTFRKKCHLTYITDYSSAPEKKCDTNFKKNCHIIFKPVPHNEKVKICHTPIVKECGDEIEGPEVCSTEYETHCETKFKTYELEQDEPECNMVEELRCSNQTVELLHIAHSDDDANSGSNSGIPYAVKEKCEKWPVQKCKLVKKSVKKIHPESECKKVPLNVCRPSNCKTKAGDEICHEESRTQIQNIPEEECDLQPIENCRMESSLVPRLVPQKNCIKVPKEICVNTKKNPKIVTKPIVKNWCYDPSEFSKKVEDL, translated from the exons atgtttttgaaaacatttattatatat tcattcTGTGTTTATGGTTTTGCAAATGGAAATATTATCAACACCGAAGAAGGGTCTGATGAAGTCTATAGAGctaaaagagaaataaatgaaaacgtAGAGGATCTAACTAGAGCCATTTTTGTTGATAGAGATGCATTACCTGGTGTGACCAATGAAGATGGCAAAAGATGTATCCAGAAGGTAGTTCAAGTTTCAGAGACTGTGTACGAGAGAGGAATGGAATGTCAACACACCTTTAGGAAAAAGTGTCATTTGACATATATAACAGACTATTCCTCTGCTCCTGAAAAGAAGTGTGATACTAATTTCAAGAAAAACTgccatattatatttaaacctGTA CCTCATaatgaaaaagtgaaaatatgcCACACACCTATCGTCAAAGAATGTGGAGATGAGATTGAAGGGCCTGAAGTATGTTCCACTGAATACGAAACTCATTGTGAAACCAAGTTCAAAACTTATGAGCTTGAACAAGACGAACCCGAATGTAACATGGTTGAAGAACTTCGTTGTTCAAATCAAACTGTTGAGCTTTTACACATTGCACATAGTGATGACGACGCCAACTCTGGAAGTAATAGTGGTATCCCATATGCAGTAAAAGAAAAATGCGAAAAGTGGCCAGTTCAAAAGTGTAAATTGGTGAAAAAGTCTGTAAAAAAGATTCATCCTGAGAGCGAATGCAAGAAAGTACCTTTAAATGTATGTCGCCCAAGTAACTGTAAAACTAAAGCAGGAGATGAAATCTGTCACGAAGAATCCAGGactcaaatacaaaatatcccTGAAGAAGAATGCGATCTTCAGCCTATTGAAAATTGCCGAATGGAGTCATCTCTTGTACCAAG GCTTGTTCCgcaaaaaaattgcattaaagTACCCAAGGAGATTTGTGTTAAcacaaagaaaaatccaaagataGTTACTAAACCCATTGTCAAGAATTGGTGCTATGATCCAAGcgaattttccaaaaaagttgaagaTTTATAA
- the LOC121132240 gene encoding uncharacterized protein, with translation MLRGLWHLVGGSVGLRRGGYRINSFYVYGFANGNIINTEEGSDEVYRAKSELNGNVEDLTRAIFVDRDALPGVTNEDGKRCILKLVQVSETVYERGMECQHTFRKKCHLTYITDYSSAPEKKCDTNFKKNCHIIFKPVPHNEKVKICHTPIVKECGDEIEGPEVCSTEYETHCETKFKTYELEQDEPECNMVEELRCSNQTVELLHIAHSDDDANSGSNSGIPYAVKEKCEKWPVQKCKLVKKSVKKIHPESECKKVPLNVCRPSNCKTKAGDEICHEESRTQIQNIPEEECDLQPIENCRMESSLVPRLVPQKNCIKVPKEICVNTKKNPKIVTKPIVKNWCYDPSEFSKKVEDL, from the exons ATGTTACGTGGGTTGTGGCATTTAGTTGGTGGATCCGTGGGCTTAAGGAGAGGTGGCTATCGAATCAAC tcattcTATGTTTATGGTTTTGCAAATGGAAATATTATCAACACAGAAGAAGGGTCTGATGAAGTCTATAGAGCTAAAAGTGAATTAAATGGGAACGTAGAGGATCTAACTAGAGCCATTTTTGTTGATAGAGATGCATTACCTGGTGTGACCAATGAAGATGGCAAAAGATGTATCCTGAAGTTGGTTCAAGTTTCAGAGACTGTGTACGAGAGAGGAATGGAATGTCAACACACCTTTAGGAAAAAGTGTCATTTGACCTACATAACAGACTATTCCTCTGCTCCTGAAAAGAAGTGTGATACTAATTTCAAGAAAAACTgccatattatatttaaacctGTA CCTCATaatgaaaaagtgaaaatatgcCATACACCTATCGTCAAAGAATGTGGAGATGAGATTGAAGGGCCTGAAGTGTGTTCCACTGAATACGAAACTCACTGTGAAACCAAGTTCAAAACTTATGAGCTTGAACAAGACGAACCCGAATGTAACATGGTTGAAGAACTTCGTTGTTCAAATCAAACTGTTGAGCTTTTACACATTGCACATAGTGATGACGACGCCAACTCTGGAAGTAATAGTGGTATCCCATATGCAGTAAAAGAAAAATGCGAAAAGTGGCCAGTTCAAAAGTGTAAATTGGTGAAAAAGTCTGTAAAAAAGATTCATCCTGAGAGCGAATGCAAGAAAGTACCCTTAAATGTATGTCGCCCAAGTAACTGTAAAACTAAAGCAGGAGATGAAATCTGTCACGAAGAATCCAGGactcaaatacaaaatatcccTGAAGAAGAATGCGATCTTCAGCCTATTGAAAATTGCCGAATGGAGTCATCTCTTGTACCAAG GCTTGTTCCgcaaaaaaattgcattaaagTACCCAAGGAGATTTGTGTTAAcacaaagaaaaatccaaagataGTTACTAAACCCATTGTCAAGAATTGGTGCTATGATCCAAGcgaattttccaaaaaagttgaagaTTTATAA